One genomic region from Streptomyces sp. NBC_00582 encodes:
- a CDS encoding sirohydrochlorin chelatase, which translates to MSSPTGPASGLPVRMPRPRQPGRHRRPEPLAAPEGAPALVLAVPGTPSAATRGIAEEIVSIARSELPGLDARIGYLDGDDAEFPALQSVLAHAAEERTARYEQARAAGLDVKEPDGPVGVVVPLLAGPDSALLRQLRQAVMESRVAADLTDVLGPHPLLAEALHVRLSEAGLARADRARLFTVATAADGIILASVGGEEAVQAAGITGMLLAARLAVPVMAAALDQEGSIASVAEQLRSSGSQQLALAPYLIGPEIDAALIAEAAKEADCAAAEALGAYPAIGKLALAKYTTALGIAPPQPQGAPVR; encoded by the coding sequence ATGAGCTCCCCCACTGGGCCCGCGTCCGGCCTGCCAGTACGAATGCCGCGCCCCCGCCAGCCCGGGCGGCACCGGCGACCCGAGCCGTTGGCGGCTCCCGAGGGCGCGCCCGCGCTCGTTCTCGCGGTGCCGGGCACGCCGAGCGCCGCCACCCGCGGCATCGCCGAGGAGATCGTGAGCATCGCCCGCTCCGAGCTCCCCGGCCTCGACGCGCGCATCGGTTACCTGGACGGGGACGACGCCGAGTTCCCCGCCCTGCAGTCCGTCCTCGCGCACGCCGCCGAGGAGCGCACCGCCCGCTACGAGCAGGCCCGCGCCGCCGGTCTCGACGTCAAGGAGCCCGACGGCCCGGTCGGCGTCGTCGTGCCGCTGCTGGCCGGCCCCGACAGCGCGCTGCTGCGTCAGCTCCGGCAGGCCGTGATGGAGAGCCGGGTCGCCGCCGACCTCACCGATGTGCTCGGCCCGCACCCGCTGCTCGCCGAGGCGCTGCACGTGCGGCTGTCCGAGGCCGGTCTGGCCCGCGCCGACCGCGCCCGCCTGTTCACCGTGGCGACCGCCGCGGACGGCATCATCCTGGCCTCCGTGGGCGGCGAGGAGGCCGTGCAGGCCGCCGGGATCACCGGCATGCTGCTCGCCGCCCGGCTCGCCGTGCCGGTGATGGCCGCCGCGCTCGACCAGGAGGGCTCCATCGCCTCCGTGGCCGAGCAGCTGCGCTCCTCCGGCTCCCAGCAGCTCGCGCTCGCGCCGTATCTGATCGGCCCCGAGATCGACGCCGCGCTGATCGCGGAGGCCGCGAAGGAAGCGGACTGCGCCGCCGCCGAGGCGCTCGGCGCCTACCCGGCGATCGGCAAGCTCGCGCTGGCCAAGTACACGACCGCTCTGGGCATCGCCCCACCGCAGCCCCAGGGCGCGCCGGTCCGCTGA